The region AGAACGGCTCAGGGCAGATGCTGCGGGCAGGATCAAGGCGGTCTGTGTGGTGCATAACGAAACCTCAACCGGGGCGACGTCGCGGATCGCTGACGTGCGGGCCGCGATGGATGCGGCGGGCCATGATGCCCTGTTGATGGTGGATACGATTTCATCTCTTGCGTCGATCGATTACCGCCACGATGAATGGGGTGTTGATGTGACGGTCGCCGGCTCCCAGAAAGGGCTGATGCTGCCGCCGGGGCTGTCGTTCAATGCGGTTTCGGCGCGGGCCATGGACATCGCATCTGGAGGCGGGATGCGAAGGTCTTACTGGGACTGGGAAGACCAGATTGCCGCCAATCAATCCGGGGCTTTTCCCTATACGCCTGCAACCAATCTTCTTTATGGGCTGAAAGAGGCCATCACCATGCTGCATGAGGAAGGGCTGGAGGCGGTTTTCGCCCGCCATGATCGTCACGCCGAAGCCACCCGGCGCGCGGTCCAGGCCTGGGGGCTTGAAGTCCTGTGTCAGGAGCCGAGGGATTATTCGAGTTCGCTTACGGCCGTTCTGCTGCCGGAGGGCCATGACGCCGATGCGTTCAGGGGGCTGGTGCTCAACCATTTCAACATGTCGCTTGGCAATGGTCTGTCAAAACTTGCGGGGCGCGTGTTCCGTATCGGCCATCTTGGGGATTTCAATGATCTCATGCTGCTCGGCACGCTGAGCGGGGTGGAGATGGGCCTTGATCTGGCGAGTATTCCGCATCAGAAAGGCGGGGTTGATGCGGCGATGCAGTATCTCAAATCTGCCTGAGCCTGAAAAAAGATCTCTGCCGCTGCAAGGATTTGTTCCGGCGGCATGAATGTGCAAGGCTGGAGAGAGTTTGAGCCGAGGTGAGCATGACGAGCGATATTCTTTATGAACGTCGAGGACATACGGGGCTGGTGACCCTGAACCGGCCGGCGGCGCGCAATGCCCTGACCTTTGAGATGTATGAGGAGGTGAAGGCGCTCTGCGCCCGGGCGGGAACGGAAAATGATCCCGACAGGCTCAAAGCAATCGTCATTACCGGGGCGGGTGACAAGGCTTTTGCCGCCGGCACGGATATCAGCCGGTTTGCGAATTTCGGCACCATGGATGATGCGGTCCGCTATGAGGAGATGATCGAGGGCGTCCTCCGACAGGTTGAGGATTGCGCCGTGCCGGTGATCGCCGCGCTCCATGGCGCGGTGACGGGGGGCGGTGCCGTGATAGCTGCCGCCTGTCATCTCCGGTACGGGACGGCCGGGATGCGGCTGGGCATGCCCATTGCCCGGACGCTGG is a window of Alphaproteobacteria bacterium LSUCC0684 DNA encoding:
- a CDS encoding alanine--glyoxylate aminotransferase family protein, whose amino-acid sequence is MVERYTPGRHFLQIPGPTNVPDRILRAMDNPTIDHRGPAFAEIGRACLDGMKTIFRTDAHVVIFPASGTGAWEAALVNTLREGDLVLMVETGHFASLWNKMATRLGIKTEFLETDWRRGVVPEAIEERLRADAAGRIKAVCVVHNETSTGATSRIADVRAAMDAAGHDALLMVDTISSLASIDYRHDEWGVDVTVAGSQKGLMLPPGLSFNAVSARAMDIASGGGMRRSYWDWEDQIAANQSGAFPYTPATNLLYGLKEAITMLHEEGLEAVFARHDRHAEATRRAVQAWGLEVLCQEPRDYSSSLTAVLLPEGHDADAFRGLVLNHFNMSLGNGLSKLAGRVFRIGHLGDFNDLMLLGTLSGVEMGLDLASIPHQKGGVDAAMQYLKSA
- a CDS encoding enoyl-CoA hydratase, with protein sequence MTSDILYERRGHTGLVTLNRPAARNALTFEMYEEVKALCARAGTENDPDRLKAIVITGAGDKAFAAGTDISRFANFGTMDDAVRYEEMIEGVLRQVEDCAVPVIAALHGAVTGGGAVIAAACHLRYGTAGMRLGMPIARTLGNCLSIANLRRLVRLLGDAEVHRLILTAELLDDEAALRRGFVSDVFSDKEATLEHALTIADRISTLAPLTLRSSMEGLRRLREATPLPDDHDLIERCYMSEDFREGMAAFFDKRKPNWKGK